One Butyricicoccus intestinisimiae genomic window carries:
- a CDS encoding SDR family oxidoreductase: MNENWLNLDGAVVVVTGGASGIGKHVVDTLVKVGAQAVVVDMNVQTGDQMDGAYCVQCNVTDAASVQAMADAVVEKFGRIDALVNNAGINLPRLLVDVKGEKPEYELNDASFGKMFAVNVKGVFLCAQACAKQMLKQGKGVILNMSSESGKEGSQGQSAYSATKGAVDSFTRSWAKELGKYNIRVLACAPGIMEATGLRTAAYNEALAYTRGVKPEELSTDYTKVIPMGRDGKLDEVGDLVAYLISDRASYISGTTINISGGKSRG, encoded by the coding sequence ATGAATGAAAATTGGCTGAATCTGGACGGTGCGGTTGTTGTAGTGACCGGCGGCGCATCCGGTATCGGCAAACATGTTGTGGACACCCTTGTAAAGGTAGGCGCACAGGCGGTTGTCGTTGACATGAACGTACAGACCGGTGACCAGATGGACGGTGCATATTGTGTTCAGTGCAATGTCACGGACGCGGCAAGTGTACAGGCAATGGCAGACGCTGTTGTGGAAAAGTTTGGGCGCATTGATGCGCTGGTCAACAATGCAGGCATCAACCTGCCGCGGCTGCTCGTCGATGTCAAGGGCGAAAAGCCGGAGTATGAATTGAATGATGCGTCGTTCGGCAAGATGTTCGCCGTCAACGTCAAAGGTGTGTTCCTGTGTGCGCAGGCTTGTGCCAAGCAGATGCTCAAGCAGGGAAAGGGCGTTATTCTGAACATGTCCTCGGAGTCCGGCAAGGAGGGCTCGCAGGGACAGTCCGCATATTCCGCGACAAAGGGCGCTGTGGACAGCTTCACCCGCTCCTGGGCAAAGGAACTGGGCAAGTACAACATTCGCGTGCTGGCTTGTGCGCCGGGCATTATGGAAGCAACCGGCCTGCGCACCGCAGCATATAATGAGGCACTGGCATATACCCGCGGCGTCAAGCCGGAAGAATTGTCCACCGACTACACAAAGGTGATTCCGATGGGCAGAGACGGAAAATTGGATGAAGTCGGCGATTTGGTCGCTTATCTGATATCCGACCGTGCCAGCTACATTTCCGGCACAACCATCAACATTTCCGGCGGTAAGTCCCGCGGATAA
- a CDS encoding YdcF family protein has translation MYDFHTDAKLLWEYHHLYQPLQKADCILGFGSHDLHVAERAAALYLAGYGEYIIFTGGFGRITKQIWNKPEAIKFAEIAGKRGVPQERILTESESTNTGENIRNTKRLLQQKQLSFSNYLIVDKPFKERRIYATLKKQWSDLDFRVTSPQNTYEEYYRYYQQSEQLHVADFLNILVGDLQRIDLYGRNGFQIPQEIPPDVWAAYRRLADAGFDKQLIAGCS, from the coding sequence ATGTATGACTTTCATACAGACGCAAAACTATTGTGGGAGTATCATCATCTCTATCAGCCCTTGCAAAAGGCGGATTGTATTCTTGGTTTTGGCAGTCATGACCTGCATGTTGCCGAACGGGCAGCCGCGTTGTATCTTGCCGGATATGGGGAATACATTATTTTTACTGGTGGGTTCGGTCGTATCACCAAACAGATTTGGAACAAGCCGGAAGCGATAAAATTTGCTGAGATAGCAGGGAAAAGGGGAGTGCCTCAGGAGAGAATTCTTACCGAATCGGAATCAACGAATACCGGAGAAAATATCCGCAATACGAAGCGCTTACTGCAACAAAAGCAGCTGTCATTTTCCAACTATCTGATTGTGGATAAACCGTTTAAGGAACGGAGAATCTATGCAACACTCAAGAAACAATGGAGCGACTTAGATTTTCGCGTGACCTCTCCGCAGAATACTTATGAGGAATATTACCGGTATTATCAGCAATCAGAGCAACTGCATGTTGCCGATTTTCTCAATATTCTGGTCGGTGATTTGCAGCGCATTGATCTGTACGGCAGGAATGGATTTCAAATCCCGCAGGAGATTCCGCCTGATGTATGGGCAGCATATCGGAGACTGGCAGACGCTGGATTTGACAAGCAGCTCATAGCGGGCTGCTCGTGA
- a CDS encoding solute:sodium symporter family transporter, with the protein MFIVITFLLFTALVAVIAAFKTREENLDTQDGYFLAGRSLTGPVIAGSLMLTNLSTEQLVGQAGQTYATNMGPMAWESTSCIALILLAFVFVPRYLKMGLTTIPEFLEQRYDSGLRKLITLLLLLGYLLTYLPTVLYSGALVFNQIFNISGLLQVSELQGVTITATAIGIVGAIYAIFGGLKAVAVSDTVNGIGLIIGGIALPVITVCAFGHGSFVDGIHNFINLIPAEKFNAINPANAQAPMIPWPVLFTGMVVNNLFYWATNQTIIQRALGAKNLAEAQKGAIYAAALKIITPLFIAICGLLVFYMAHNGLLSGDQVAALEKTSDLAYPTLIITMMPKPLLGFFAAVLFGAILSSFNSALNSCITLYTLDLHRPLFNPNASDAYLVRIGKRFGIVLAIISICIAPVVSLAPSGLYDFLQSCFGFFNVPILATVIIGMFTKYTPPIAPKAGLVLHVVLYSLTKTPLFPIHCHYLYVLFFLFVFQIAFQLIMGKVRPTAQPYVMKDAQVVDMAPWKHGKKAAIICIVLMLALYTLFSPIGLAG; encoded by the coding sequence ATGTTTATCGTCATTACGTTTTTACTCTTTACGGCTTTGGTTGCTGTTATCGCAGCATTTAAGACGCGCGAAGAAAACTTGGACACCCAAGACGGATATTTTCTCGCCGGCCGAAGCCTGACGGGTCCGGTCATTGCCGGTTCCCTGATGCTGACCAATCTATCAACCGAACAGCTCGTCGGACAGGCAGGCCAGACCTATGCGACCAACATGGGCCCGATGGCTTGGGAGTCCACGTCCTGTATCGCGCTGATTCTTCTGGCGTTTGTGTTCGTTCCGCGCTATCTAAAGATGGGTCTGACCACGATTCCGGAATTTTTGGAACAGCGCTATGATTCCGGTCTGCGCAAGCTCATCACACTGCTGCTGCTGCTCGGCTACCTGCTCACCTACCTGCCGACGGTTTTGTACTCCGGCGCTCTGGTGTTCAACCAGATTTTCAACATCAGCGGTCTGCTGCAGGTCTCTGAACTGCAGGGCGTTACCATCACGGCGACTGCCATCGGTATTGTCGGTGCGATTTACGCCATCTTCGGCGGCCTGAAGGCGGTTGCCGTATCCGATACCGTCAACGGCATCGGTCTGATTATCGGCGGCATCGCGCTGCCGGTCATCACGGTGTGTGCATTCGGTCACGGCAGCTTTGTCGACGGCATCCACAACTTTATCAACTTAATTCCGGCGGAAAAGTTCAACGCAATCAACCCCGCAAACGCACAGGCTCCGATGATTCCGTGGCCGGTGCTGTTCACAGGCATGGTTGTCAACAACTTGTTCTACTGGGCTACCAATCAGACAATTATTCAGCGCGCACTGGGTGCAAAGAACCTCGCTGAGGCACAGAAGGGCGCAATTTACGCCGCTGCACTCAAGATTATCACCCCGCTGTTTATCGCTATCTGCGGTCTGCTGGTATTTTACATGGCGCACAACGGTCTGCTGTCCGGCGATCAGGTTGCCGCTCTGGAAAAGACCTCCGACCTCGCGTACCCGACACTGATTATCACCATGATGCCAAAGCCGCTGCTCGGCTTCTTCGCAGCCGTTCTGTTCGGCGCGATTCTCTCGTCGTTCAACTCCGCGCTCAACTCCTGCATCACCCTGTACACGCTGGATCTGCATCGCCCGCTGTTCAACCCGAACGCTTCGGACGCATATCTGGTTCGCATCGGCAAGCGCTTCGGCATCGTGCTCGCAATCATTTCCATTTGCATCGCGCCGGTTGTCAGCTTGGCTCCGTCCGGTCTGTATGACTTCCTGCAGTCCTGCTTCGGCTTCTTCAACGTGCCGATTCTGGCGACCGTGATCATCGGCATGTTCACCAAGTACACCCCGCCGATCGCACCGAAGGCTGGTCTGGTTCTGCACGTCGTTTTGTACTCGCTGACCAAGACCCCGCTGTTCCCGATTCATTGTCATTACCTGTATGTTCTGTTCTTCCTGTTCGTGTTCCAGATCGCATTCCAGCTGATTATGGGCAAGGTTCGCCCAACGGCGCAGCCGTATGTCATGAAGGATGCGCAGGTTGTAGACATGGCACCGTGGAAGCACGGCAAGAAGGCAGCCATCATCTGCATTGTGCTCATGCTGGCGCTGTACACTCTGTTTTCTCCAATCGGACTTGCCGGTTAA
- the srlA gene encoding PTS glucitol/sorbitol transporter subunit IIC, translating to MESIVNIASGFMNLFTLGGEQFKNWVVGIVPTITVLLVLMNAIIALAGQDRVDKLARVCTSNPLLRYAVLPWVSAFMLGNPMALSMGKFMPEYYKPSYYAAATYHCHTNSGIFPHINASEIFIYLGIANGLTTLGLDTTPLAIRYLLVGLVCNFISGWSTDFTTKIVEKQQGVKLSRKLKGEA from the coding sequence ATGGAGTCTATCGTAAATATTGCATCTGGTTTTATGAATTTGTTCACCCTCGGCGGCGAACAGTTTAAAAACTGGGTTGTCGGCATCGTCCCGACCATCACAGTTTTGTTGGTATTGATGAACGCAATCATCGCGTTGGCAGGTCAGGATCGCGTAGACAAGCTGGCTCGTGTATGCACGAGCAACCCGCTTCTGCGTTATGCCGTGCTGCCGTGGGTTTCTGCGTTTATGCTGGGCAACCCGATGGCACTGTCCATGGGCAAGTTTATGCCGGAGTATTACAAACCGAGCTACTATGCAGCAGCAACCTATCATTGCCACACCAACAGCGGCATTTTCCCGCACATCAATGCATCGGAGATCTTTATCTATCTCGGCATTGCGAACGGTCTGACCACACTGGGACTGGACACGACACCGCTTGCCATTCGCTATTTGCTGGTTGGTCTTGTCTGCAACTTTATCTCCGGCTGGTCGACAGATTTTACCACAAAGATTGTAGAGAAACAGCAGGGTGTCAAGCTGAGCCGCAAATTGAAGGGCGAAGCATAA
- a CDS encoding BglG family transcription antiterminator, whose translation MKSLFGDNRVANLLMQLNKTPVITVSALASRLNVSERTIRNDIKQINQELQDCAVIEGTGGKYSLRVFQQDRFMQMLTEMMQTDDFMNSSRNRMDYLFGKLMRAEQPVLTDDLAYEMNVGRTTLMSDLKKLREEIEPYHLQIIGKTSRGQVLSGREMDIRRYVLDGLYDSIYREYPLDEELRAEIERAFRENHFEKCVCTSFEHVVTLMLDRFLNGHDIGMLPQNYYDLTARQEFVIVDALMDRIGEILQIRIPLEEKLFVLLPVIGMRTPADMHDARAIELDETVRPLLQRIQLRIHMELGITVESGEFTEEFLYHMMFMLNRLRFHVPLKNPMLDDLREKYPLAYRMAGIAAAVVEEEYGLAVSDDERGYLASYFGVFLAESDLKQKKPFRIALVCGTGRVTARLVAVQLKRILDSSTELELFADEKATSELLDGFDIVLSTVDLSCACHRPVIRIHEIFNDQELLHKIEKAKYWDHVDVPVLDSNWFVMTGLMDESRFFVLDDVADYPAAVKQMVSRLTQDGQLDAAFADRLEERERKGTMVFGNSVAIPHSVQYASDKLVLAVGVVPQAIEHKGKEIRVIFLLGLPRLVQADDTLLIRVYDEIISITKDTELLNKVSAAATFSDLLRVLYRNMGVI comes from the coding sequence ATGAAAAGTTTATTTGGAGACAATCGCGTAGCCAATTTACTGATGCAGCTCAATAAGACACCTGTTATCACGGTAAGTGCTCTTGCTTCGCGTCTGAATGTCAGCGAACGAACCATCCGCAACGACATCAAACAAATCAATCAGGAATTACAGGATTGTGCCGTGATCGAAGGCACGGGCGGAAAATATAGCCTGCGTGTGTTTCAGCAAGATCGGTTTATGCAGATGCTGACGGAGATGATGCAGACGGATGACTTTATGAATTCTTCGCGCAACCGCATGGATTATCTGTTCGGCAAGCTGATGCGCGCCGAACAGCCGGTGCTCACGGACGACCTCGCCTATGAGATGAATGTCGGCAGAACCACGCTCATGAGTGACTTGAAAAAGTTGCGGGAGGAAATCGAGCCGTATCATTTGCAAATCATTGGAAAGACAAGCAGAGGTCAGGTGCTGAGCGGGAGAGAAATGGACATCCGCAGATATGTTCTGGACGGGTTGTATGACAGCATCTATCGGGAATATCCACTGGACGAGGAATTGCGCGCGGAAATCGAGCGGGCGTTTCGGGAAAATCATTTCGAAAAATGTGTGTGCACATCGTTTGAACACGTGGTCACGCTCATGCTTGACCGATTCCTCAACGGACATGATATTGGGATGCTTCCGCAAAACTATTACGACCTGACAGCCAGACAGGAATTTGTCATCGTTGACGCGCTGATGGATCGAATCGGTGAGATTTTACAAATTCGGATTCCCTTAGAAGAAAAGCTGTTTGTGCTTTTGCCGGTCATCGGCATGCGGACACCGGCGGATATGCACGATGCCCGTGCGATTGAACTGGATGAAACGGTTCGCCCGCTGCTGCAGCGCATACAGCTGCGCATCCACATGGAGTTGGGCATCACCGTAGAAAGCGGAGAATTTACGGAAGAATTTCTCTATCATATGATGTTTATGCTCAATCGGCTGCGCTTTCATGTGCCGCTGAAAAATCCCATGCTGGATGATCTGCGGGAAAAATATCCGCTGGCATACCGCATGGCGGGCATTGCGGCGGCCGTCGTGGAAGAAGAATACGGATTGGCGGTCAGTGACGATGAACGAGGATATTTGGCATCGTATTTCGGCGTCTTTTTGGCAGAGAGCGACTTGAAGCAGAAAAAACCGTTTCGCATTGCGCTGGTCTGCGGCACTGGACGCGTGACGGCGCGATTGGTTGCCGTTCAGCTCAAGCGCATTTTGGACAGCTCCACGGAGCTGGAATTGTTCGCTGATGAAAAAGCAACATCGGAGCTGTTAGATGGTTTTGATATCGTTTTGTCTACCGTAGACCTGTCGTGTGCTTGTCACCGTCCGGTCATTCGCATCCATGAGATTTTCAACGATCAGGAGCTGCTGCACAAGATAGAAAAAGCAAAATACTGGGATCACGTCGATGTTCCGGTATTGGACAGCAATTGGTTCGTCATGACCGGATTGATGGATGAGAGTCGGTTTTTCGTCTTGGATGATGTCGCAGATTATCCGGCCGCTGTGAAACAAATGGTCAGCCGTCTGACACAGGACGGACAGCTGGATGCCGCGTTTGCCGACCGGTTGGAAGAACGGGAGCGCAAGGGAACAATGGTATTTGGAAATTCCGTTGCGATTCCGCACAGTGTACAGTATGCAAGCGACAAGCTGGTGCTGGCGGTGGGCGTTGTGCCGCAGGCGATTGAGCATAAGGGGAAGGAAATCCGCGTCATCTTTCTCTTGGGTCTGCCGCGGCTGGTGCAGGCGGATGACACGCTGCTCATTCGTGTATATGATGAAATCATTAGTATAACAAAGGATACCGAGCTGCTGAACAAGGTCAGTGCAGCAGCAACATTTTCCGATTTGCTCCGTGTGCTGTATCGCAACATGGGAGTAATCTGA
- a CDS encoding ROK family transcriptional regulator: protein MPGTHTGNKQTQARIFHLLLAEQSLTRQEIAETLHLSMPTALQNITELLQRGLLEECGVIQSTGGRKAKKICVRAQAGKTIGIDIALHHIELVVTNLKGTVLCQKQLSMVFRDEPSWYQQLREQLMQFLAENQQDSAQILGGGISFPGIVDEAAGQISRSHVLSLQNVSLDWFKKYIPFPVVVANDANCAAFAEQSPTRCDYVYLSLNESVGGAIVKNGQLYLGDTCQAGEIGHMLLIPGGKQCYCGKYGCADAYVSPNALTTWGQTVGDFFVELQSGSQRAQTAWNEYLDHLAVLITNLHMLFNAHIILGGAVGGYMEPYLPQLLKIAENYDHFVREIDYIDVCRVKTCACAAGAAKLALQKYYMRLFA, encoded by the coding sequence ATGCCTGGGACTCACACCGGAAACAAACAGACGCAAGCACGGATTTTCCATTTGCTGCTTGCGGAACAATCGCTGACACGGCAGGAAATCGCGGAAACGCTGCATTTGAGTATGCCGACCGCGCTGCAGAACATCACAGAGCTGCTGCAGCGCGGTTTGCTGGAGGAATGCGGTGTCATCCAATCGACAGGCGGACGCAAAGCCAAAAAGATCTGCGTCCGTGCGCAGGCAGGCAAAACCATTGGCATTGACATCGCCCTGCATCACATAGAGCTGGTCGTGACGAATTTGAAAGGCACCGTGCTGTGTCAAAAGCAGCTGTCGATGGTGTTTCGTGATGAGCCGAGCTGGTATCAGCAATTGCGCGAACAACTGATGCAGTTTCTTGCGGAAAATCAGCAGGATTCGGCACAAATTCTCGGCGGCGGCATCTCGTTTCCCGGCATTGTGGATGAAGCGGCAGGGCAGATTTCACGCTCCCATGTCCTTTCTCTGCAAAATGTCAGTCTGGATTGGTTTAAAAAATATATTCCGTTTCCTGTTGTCGTGGCAAATGACGCCAATTGTGCGGCATTTGCAGAACAGTCTCCGACACGCTGCGACTATGTCTATCTCTCCCTCAATGAATCGGTCGGCGGTGCCATTGTGAAAAATGGTCAGTTGTATCTCGGTGATACCTGTCAAGCGGGGGAAATCGGGCATATGCTGCTCATTCCGGGCGGAAAGCAGTGTTACTGCGGGAAATATGGCTGTGCCGATGCATATGTATCGCCCAATGCGCTGACCACATGGGGACAGACTGTCGGTGATTTCTTCGTGGAGCTGCAAAGCGGTTCCCAACGAGCGCAGACAGCTTGGAACGAATATCTCGATCATCTCGCCGTGCTCATCACCAATCTGCATATGCTGTTCAATGCACATATCATCCTTGGCGGTGCGGTGGGAGGTTATATGGAGCCGTATCTGCCGCAGCTTCTGAAGATTGCGGAAAACTATGACCATTTTGTACGGGAAATAGACTATATTGATGTGTGCCGCGTGAAAACCTGTGCTTGTGCGGCAGGCGCCGCAAAGCTCGCTTTGCAGAAATATTATATGCGATTGTTTGCATGA
- a CDS encoding PTS glucitol/sorbitol transporter subunit IIA → MKIIYENQVKALGACVDEFQEAGLFIIFGDNAPDELKDYCYSVSVNPIQGTIAAGQVLKVDDALYRITAVGSEAPHTLEGLGHCTINFSGQTTVDLPGTIYVENKPMPKLCVGTVLQIIEE, encoded by the coding sequence ATGAAAATCATTTATGAAAATCAGGTAAAGGCGCTGGGCGCTTGTGTGGACGAATTTCAGGAAGCCGGACTGTTCATTATCTTCGGCGACAATGCACCGGACGAACTGAAGGACTACTGCTATTCGGTATCCGTCAACCCGATTCAGGGTACGATCGCCGCAGGTCAAGTATTGAAGGTGGATGATGCCTTGTACCGTATCACCGCTGTCGGCTCGGAAGCGCCGCACACGCTGGAAGGCTTGGGACATTGCACCATCAATTTCAGCGGGCAGACCACGGTAGACCTGCCGGGTACGATCTACGTGGAAAACAAGCCGATGCCGAAGCTTTGCGTCGGTACCGTGCTGCAAATTATCGAAGAATAA
- a CDS encoding transcriptional regulator GutM, which produces MTKLLLIVAAAFVLQIVLSMAQMKHFSKEFVKLRRQGKVACGRKAGGLRAGAIVMFLLDEDGIVRCAKKMEGVTCLARVKPLPGFEGRDIRTLTAGDVPKSHKNLGKAVEDASLTFRKFTAGEIIPEPPSPFRKLGQSVGVVRKTIS; this is translated from the coding sequence ATGACAAAGCTCTTGCTGATCGTAGCGGCTGCATTTGTTTTGCAGATCGTGTTGAGCATGGCGCAGATGAAGCACTTTTCCAAGGAATTTGTCAAATTGCGTCGACAGGGGAAAGTGGCTTGCGGACGCAAGGCAGGCGGACTTCGAGCGGGAGCCATCGTTATGTTCCTGCTCGACGAAGATGGAATCGTGCGCTGCGCCAAGAAGATGGAAGGCGTTACCTGCCTGGCGCGGGTCAAGCCGCTGCCGGGATTTGAAGGGCGCGATATCCGCACGCTGACCGCGGGCGATGTGCCGAAGAGCCATAAAAATCTCGGAAAAGCGGTGGAGGATGCCTCGCTGACCTTCCGCAAATTTACCGCCGGCGAGATCATTCCGGAACCGCCGTCCCCATTCCGAAAGCTCGGGCAGTCTGTAGGTGTTGTGAGAAAAACAATTTCGTAA
- the srlE gene encoding PTS glucitol/sorbitol transporter subunit IIB, producing the protein MAEFRSIKVEKGSGGFGGPLIITPTEKKNKVMFITGGGTEPECLQKIVELSGLTPVNGFKTNCPEEELALVIIDCGGTLRCGIYPKKRIPTINTNPVGKSGPLAQFIKEDIYVSGVTSAQISLADGSAPAAQTEEQPQKKEVKFSADKKVSETLAAQEKKSIITRIGLGAGKVVATFNQAARDAIQTIITTILPFMAFVSMLIGIINGSGFGNAFASILTPLAGNIVGLVILGIICSIPGLSALLGPGAVIAQIVGSLIGAEIGKGNIAPQLALPALFAINTQGACDFIPVGLGLAEAETETVEVGVVSVMYSRFLTGWLRVLIAYAASFGLYAA; encoded by the coding sequence ATGGCAGAATTTCGTTCCATCAAGGTAGAAAAAGGCAGCGGCGGCTTCGGAGGCCCGCTGATTATCACACCGACCGAGAAGAAAAACAAGGTCATGTTTATTACGGGCGGCGGCACAGAGCCGGAGTGCCTGCAAAAAATCGTCGAACTCAGCGGCTTGACACCGGTCAACGGCTTCAAGACCAACTGTCCGGAAGAGGAACTGGCACTGGTCATCATTGACTGCGGCGGTACCCTGCGCTGCGGCATCTATCCGAAAAAGCGCATTCCGACGATCAACACCAATCCGGTCGGCAAATCCGGCCCGCTGGCACAGTTCATCAAGGAAGACATTTATGTATCCGGCGTCACCTCGGCACAAATCTCTCTGGCAGACGGCAGCGCCCCTGCCGCACAGACAGAGGAACAGCCGCAGAAAAAAGAAGTCAAATTCTCCGCGGACAAGAAGGTATCCGAAACCCTCGCTGCACAGGAGAAAAAGAGCATTATCACACGCATCGGCTTGGGCGCAGGCAAGGTTGTTGCCACCTTTAATCAGGCGGCGCGTGACGCCATTCAGACGATTATCACAACGATCCTGCCGTTCATGGCATTCGTTTCCATGCTCATCGGCATTATCAACGGCTCCGGATTCGGCAATGCATTTGCTTCTATTTTGACGCCGCTGGCAGGTAATATTGTCGGTCTGGTCATCTTGGGCATTATCTGCTCGATTCCTGGTCTGTCTGCACTGCTTGGCCCTGGTGCGGTTATTGCACAGATTGTCGGCTCTCTGATTGGTGCTGAAATCGGCAAGGGAAATATCGCCCCGCAGCTGGCACTGCCGGCACTGTTTGCCATCAACACGCAGGGCGCTTGTGACTTCATTCCGGTTGGTCTGGGTCTCGCAGAGGCAGAGACGGAAACCGTAGAAGTCGGCGTTGTATCAGTAATGTATTCTCGATTCCTGACCGGCTGGCTGCGCGTACTTATCGCGTATGCAGCAAGCTTCGGTCTGTATGCAGCATAA
- a CDS encoding ParA family protein: MSCSVIAFSNQKGGVGKSTSVVATAGCLLGRGYTVLVIDTDPQATASSYMVSDFEKQEEGREASLYHLIMDENLSVPDSIVHTPSGDLITASFLLYDMDRLGLGTSAIKEIVDEVRGQYDFILIDTPPNLGWLQTAALEASDDIVIPTKATAQSIRGIPTFFDTVYYVQNTNPKLRILGFLITMSNKRVLACKAIAGELETIAQQMGCQVFPEWIRLAEGLFGEAEAMHTNVFQMHRKNNALKDYAAFADALIKAVK, from the coding sequence ATGAGCTGTTCTGTGATTGCGTTTTCCAATCAGAAAGGCGGCGTGGGAAAATCGACGTCGGTTGTCGCAACCGCCGGCTGTCTCCTTGGCCGCGGCTATACCGTGCTGGTGATAGACACCGATCCGCAGGCAACGGCTTCTTCCTACATGGTTTCTGATTTTGAGAAGCAGGAAGAGGGGAGAGAGGCTTCGCTGTACCATCTCATCATGGATGAGAATCTCAGCGTGCCGGACAGCATTGTACATACGCCGTCCGGAGATTTGATTACCGCTTCGTTCCTGCTCTATGACATGGACCGCTTGGGTCTCGGCACCTCTGCCATCAAAGAGATTGTGGACGAGGTGCGCGGGCAGTATGATTTTATTTTGATTGACACGCCGCCAAATCTCGGCTGGCTGCAAACAGCTGCGCTGGAAGCATCGGATGATATTGTCATTCCGACCAAGGCGACGGCACAGAGCATCCGCGGCATCCCGACATTTTTTGATACCGTGTATTATGTGCAGAACACCAATCCGAAGCTGCGCATCTTGGGCTTCCTGATTACCATGTCCAACAAGCGTGTGCTCGCCTGCAAGGCGATTGCCGGCGAATTGGAGACCATTGCCCAGCAGATGGGCTGTCAGGTATTTCCGGAATGGATTCGTTTGGCGGAAGGTCTGTTCGGTGAGGCGGAAGCCATGCACACCAATGTATTTCAGATGCATCGCAAAAACAATGCGCTCAAAGACTATGCGGCATTTGCCGATGCACTAATAAAGGCGGTGAAGTGA
- a CDS encoding DUF6017 domain-containing protein yields the protein MGVAVNLTINRTEYQTGFTKVPNSLIHSQKISMKAKMLMTYLIGQRDSSFTPVSENDRWTMTLKGLSHVFKESIGCIKRCMDELMREGFVVRVDVLSKRNLRIRSEYVVFEEPIADVDGKPRRIREEELNKGVTLLSVANPNGNVSDAQSKELEKDACREVVKEMIEEDTLREDFSPEEAEEVTDAICDAVCDDKTIYIDGDSVTPEACKEALFKLSRQDVTKILDTVRLRKDIRNRKHYVLAMLYRAGAHKNFSTGERYAAMDEMQLLLAAVRRGELIDWWNDTFEQLTPLTQYLAKEYIYHTFSQEEALLDSLEQQLKGLYVRWSL from the coding sequence ATGGGTGTAGCAGTCAATTTAACCATCAATCGAACAGAATATCAAACCGGTTTTACCAAGGTCCCGAACAGCTTAATTCATTCGCAAAAGATTTCTATGAAGGCGAAAATGCTGATGACCTATTTGATTGGTCAGCGCGACAGCTCTTTTACGCCTGTTTCGGAAAATGATCGGTGGACAATGACATTAAAAGGCCTGTCTCATGTGTTCAAAGAATCTATCGGCTGCATCAAGCGCTGTATGGATGAGCTCATGCGAGAGGGCTTTGTTGTGCGCGTAGACGTGTTAAGCAAGCGAAATTTGCGCATTCGCAGCGAATATGTGGTATTTGAGGAGCCAATCGCAGACGTTGACGGCAAACCGCGCCGTATTCGGGAAGAAGAATTAAATAAGGGCGTAACCCTGCTCTCTGTTGCCAATCCGAACGGAAATGTATCCGATGCACAGAGCAAGGAGCTGGAAAAAGACGCTTGCAGAGAAGTTGTCAAGGAAATGATTGAAGAAGATACGCTCCGTGAAGATTTCTCTCCGGAAGAGGCGGAGGAAGTGACGGATGCTATCTGTGATGCGGTTTGCGACGACAAAACCATTTATATTGACGGGGATTCTGTCACGCCGGAGGCGTGCAAGGAAGCCCTGTTTAAGCTGTCTCGTCAGGATGTCACAAAGATTTTGGATACGGTTCGACTGCGAAAAGACATCAGAAATCGCAAGCATTACGTCCTTGCCATGCTGTATCGGGCTGGTGCACATAAAAACTTTTCTACCGGAGAACGCTATGCAGCTATGGATGAGATGCAATTGCTGCTCGCTGCCGTGCGCCGTGGAGAACTGATAGACTGGTGGAACGATACCTTTGAACAGCTGACGCCGCTGACGCAGTATTTGGCAAAGGAGTATATTTATCATACGTTTTCGCAAGAGGAAGCCCTGCTGGACAGTTTGGAGCAACAGCTAAAGGGGCTCTATGTCCGTTGGTCACTGTAA